One Aquarana catesbeiana isolate 2022-GZ linkage group LG06, ASM4218655v1, whole genome shotgun sequence genomic region harbors:
- the LOC141147811 gene encoding uncharacterized protein: MVKIVPKSKSRADFCGVDKYYYIVRPDLTCYMRSTNFNRGENLEIFSLHPSCRNGDHYLAYEDDHFYIIQSNCYRRVTNMNTDEGSVVYTLHPNCQGGDHYLSAFGYFYIIFQSRGVYRRTTNMNQDEKGEEFTLHPECRNGTYYFGVKNYYYFVRPDDQWGIQYTRCTNFNKNEGAETFSFHTSIYSFLPGGLAIAKGPSFGEWVCIKTISNDSQTPVEWKKRVTKKTGYEKEKTSSIEHNWKISATVSAETGGLSSLIAKTQFSLTTEYGGCSTNTEKENWTEATEVEETITVNLKPHEKIFLYVYQMGLGKDPVLHCRDMRILDTSTPPTDNPLPRA; the protein is encoded by the coding sequence ATGGTGAAGATTGTCCCTAAGAGCAAAAGTAGAGCAGATTTTTGTGGTGTTGACAAATATTATTATATTGTCAGGCCAGACCTCACTTGTTATATGAGGTCAACAAATTTTAACCGTGGAGAAAATCTCGAGATCTTCAGCTTGCACCCATCCTGCAGGAATGGAGATCATTACTTGGCCTATGAAGATGATCATTTTTACATCATCCAGTCAAACTGTTACCGTCGAGTTACAAACATGAACACAGATGAAGGTTCTGTTGTTTACACCCTACACCCCAACTGTCAAGGAGGTGATCATTATTTATCCGCTTTTGGATACTTCTATATCATTTTCCAAAGCCGTGGGGTCTATCGCCGAACAACCAACATGAACCAAGATGAAAAGGGCGAAGAATTCACGCTACACCCTGAATGTAGAAATGGCACTTATTATTTTGGTGTGAAAAATTACTACTATTTTGTGAGGCCTGATGACCAGTGGGGAATTCAGTACACCAGATGTACCAACTTCAACAAAAACGAGGGTGCTGAAACCTTCTCATTCCATACCAGTATCTACAGCTTTCTTCCTGGAGGTCTGGCTATTGCCAAGGGTCCATCTTTCGGTGAGTGGGTGTGCATCAAGACCATCAGCAATGACTCACAGACCCCTGTTGAATGGAAGAAGCGAGTCACCAAGAAGACTGGGTATGAGAAGGAGAAGACTTCCAGTATAGAGCACAATTGGAAAATATCAGCAACAGTCTCGGCTGAGACAGGAGGCTTGAGTTCTTTGATTGCTAAGACCCAGTTTTCACTTACAACTGAATATGGTGGGTGTAGTACAAACACAGAGAAGGAGAACTGGACAGAGGCCACTGAAGTTGAAGAGACAATAACTGTCAACTTGAAGccacatgaaaaaatatttctcTATGTCTACCAGATGGGCCTAGGGAAAGATCCTGTACTACATTGCCGGGACATGAGAATTCTTGACACCTCTACCCCACCTACTGACAATCCCCTGCCACGTGCATGA